One window from the genome of Oryza glaberrima chromosome 3, OglaRS2, whole genome shotgun sequence encodes:
- the LOC127768282 gene encoding DUF21 domain-containing protein At2g14520-like isoform X1, with product MAVEYHCCGAAFFEHVVIIVVLVLFAGLMSGLTLGLMSLSLVDLEVLAKSGTDQDRKHAAKILPVVKNQHLLLCTLLICNAAAMEALPIFLDSLVTAWGAILISVTLILLFGEILPQSICSRYGLAIGASVAPLVRVLVWVCFPVAYPISKLLDHLLGKGHTALFRRAELKTLVTLHGNEAGKGGELTHDETTIIAGALELTEKKAKDAMTPLCQTFAIDINAKLDRDLMQKVLDKGHSRVPVYYEKKTNIIGLILVKNLLSINPDDEIPIKSVTIRKIPRVSEDMPLYDILNEFQKGHSHMAVVIRQTNANYAAEPPANDGGTLEVAISIDDKHGEKVVKNLPPLRRWKSYPNSQNSNRGNRNRKWSKDQSDVLQIHEEPLPTLNEDEEAVGIITMEDVIEELLQEEIYDETDVHVEEQ from the exons atggcggtgGAGTACCACTGCTGCGGGGCGGCCTTCTTCGAGCACGTGGTGATCATCGTGGTGCTGGTGCTCTTCGCGGGGCTCATGTCGGGGCTCACCCTGGGGCTCATGTCCCTCAGCCTCGTCGACCTCGAGGTCCTCGCCAAGTCCGGCACCGACCAGGACCGCAAGCACGCAG cTAAGATATTGCCTGTTGTGAAAAACCAGCACCTTCTGCTATGTACTCTTCTGATCTGCAATGCTGCAGCCATGGAG GCTCTGCCCATATTCCTTGATAGCTTGGTGACTGCTTGGGGTGCGATTTTGATCTCAGTGACATTGATCCTGCTGTTCGGTGAG ATATTACCACAATCCATCTGTTCACGCTATGGGCTGGCTATTGGTGCCTCAGTTGCTCCATTAGTCCGTGTGCTCGTTTGGGTTTGCTTCCCTGTTGCATATCCGATAAGCAAG ctGCTGGACCATCTGCTTGGTAAAGGTCATACAGCTCTATTCCGTAGAGCTGAACTAAAAACACTCGTGACCCTGCATGGAAATGAG GCTGGTAAAGGTGGGGAGTTAACCCACGATGAAACTACTATAATAGCTGGAGCTCTTGAGCTTACTGAAAAGAAAGCTAAAGATGCTATGACACCCCTATGTCAAACATTTGCTATTGATATAAATGCAAAGCTTGACAG GGATCTAATGCAAAAAGTCCTTGACAAAGGTCATAGCAGGGTGCCGGTTTATTATGAGAAGAAGACAAACATTATTGGATTGATATTG GTGAAGAATTTATTATCCATCAACCCTGATGATGAAATTCCTATAAAGAGCGTAACTATCCGCAAAATTCCTCG TGTTTCAGAAGACATGCCCCTCTATGACATCCTAAATGAATTTCAGAAGGGCCACAGTCACATGGCAGTAGTCATAAGACAAACCAATGCAAATTATGCAGCTGAACCTCCTGCCAACGACGGTGGAACTCTTG AGGTTGCGATCTCAATTGATGATAAGCATGGTGAGAAGGTTGTGAAGAATCTTCCTCCACTAAGAAGATGGAAGAGCTACCCCAACTCTCAGAATTCTAATAGAGGGAACAGGAATAGAAAATGGTCCAAAGATCAATCAGATGTTCTTCAAATACATGAAGAGCCATTGCCGACACtgaatgaagatgaagaagctGTCGGTATCATAACTATGGAGGATGTCATAGAAGAGCTGCTCCAG GAGGAGATATACGATGAGACAGACGTACATGTTGAAGAACAATGA
- the LOC127768282 gene encoding DUF21 domain-containing protein At2g14520-like isoform X2, translating into MAVEYHCCGAAFFEHVVIIVVLVLFAGLMSGLTLGLMSLSLVDLEVLAKSGTDQDRKHAAKILPVVKNQHLLLCTLLICNAAAMEALPIFLDSLVTAWGAILISVTLILLFGEILPQSICSRYGLAIGASVAPLVRVLVWVCFPVAYPISKLLDHLLGKGHTALFRRAELKTLVTLHGNEAGKGGELTHDETTIIAGALELTEKKAKDAMTPLCQTFAIDINAKLDRDLMQKVLDKGHSRVPVYYEKKTNIIGLILVKNLLSINPDDEIPIKSVTIRKIPRVSEDMPLYDILNEFQKGHSHMAVVIRQTNANYAAEPPANDGGTLGCDLN; encoded by the exons atggcggtgGAGTACCACTGCTGCGGGGCGGCCTTCTTCGAGCACGTGGTGATCATCGTGGTGCTGGTGCTCTTCGCGGGGCTCATGTCGGGGCTCACCCTGGGGCTCATGTCCCTCAGCCTCGTCGACCTCGAGGTCCTCGCCAAGTCCGGCACCGACCAGGACCGCAAGCACGCAG cTAAGATATTGCCTGTTGTGAAAAACCAGCACCTTCTGCTATGTACTCTTCTGATCTGCAATGCTGCAGCCATGGAG GCTCTGCCCATATTCCTTGATAGCTTGGTGACTGCTTGGGGTGCGATTTTGATCTCAGTGACATTGATCCTGCTGTTCGGTGAG ATATTACCACAATCCATCTGTTCACGCTATGGGCTGGCTATTGGTGCCTCAGTTGCTCCATTAGTCCGTGTGCTCGTTTGGGTTTGCTTCCCTGTTGCATATCCGATAAGCAAG ctGCTGGACCATCTGCTTGGTAAAGGTCATACAGCTCTATTCCGTAGAGCTGAACTAAAAACACTCGTGACCCTGCATGGAAATGAG GCTGGTAAAGGTGGGGAGTTAACCCACGATGAAACTACTATAATAGCTGGAGCTCTTGAGCTTACTGAAAAGAAAGCTAAAGATGCTATGACACCCCTATGTCAAACATTTGCTATTGATATAAATGCAAAGCTTGACAG GGATCTAATGCAAAAAGTCCTTGACAAAGGTCATAGCAGGGTGCCGGTTTATTATGAGAAGAAGACAAACATTATTGGATTGATATTG GTGAAGAATTTATTATCCATCAACCCTGATGATGAAATTCCTATAAAGAGCGTAACTATCCGCAAAATTCCTCG TGTTTCAGAAGACATGCCCCTCTATGACATCCTAAATGAATTTCAGAAGGGCCACAGTCACATGGCAGTAGTCATAAGACAAACCAATGCAAATTATGCAGCTGAACCTCCTGCCAACGACGGTGGAACTCTTG GTTGCGATCTCAATTGA
- the LOC127768166 gene encoding growth-regulating factor 9 has protein sequence MFADFSAAAMELGEVLGLQGLTVPSTKEGDLSLIKRAAAGSFTQAAAASYPSPFLDEQKMLRFAKAAHTLPSGLDFGRENEQRFLLSRTKRPFTPSQWMELEHQALIYKYLNAKAPIPSSLLISISKSFRSSANRMSWRPLYQGFPNADSDPEPGRCRRTDGKKWRCSKEAMADHKYCERHINRNRHRSRKPVENQSRKTVKETPCAGSLPSSVGQGSFKKAKVNEMKPGSISYWTDSLNRTMANKEKGNKAAEENNGPLLNLTNQQPTLSLFSQLKQQNKPEKFNTAGDSESISSNTMLKPWESSNQQNNKSIPFTKMHDRGCLQSVLQNFSLPKDEKMEFQKSKDSNVMTVPSTFYSSQEDPRVSCHAPNMAQMQEDSISSSWEMPQGGPLGEILTNSKNPDDSIMKPEARPYGWLLNLEDHAM, from the exons ATGTTTGCTGACTTCTCTGCTGCTGCCATGGAGCTTGGAGAGGTGTTGGGCTTGCAAGGACTCACAGTGCCATCCACCAAGGAGGGTGATCTGAGCCTCATCAAGAGAGCTGCTGCTGGTAGCTTCACCCAGGCTGCTGCTGCATCATACCCTTCCCCCTTTCTTGATGAACAGAAGATGCTCAGATTCGCCAAGGCTGCTCACACATTGCCATCAG GTTTGGATTTTGGGAGGGAAAATGAGCAGAGGTTCTTGTTGTCTAGGACCAAGAGGCCTTTCACTCCCTCACAGTGGATGGAGCTGGAGCACCAGGCTCTCATTTACAAGTATCTCAATGCAAAGGCCCCTATACCTTCCAGCCTGCTCATTTCAATCAGCAAAAGCTTCAGATCATCAGCTAACAGAA TGAGCTGGAGGCCTCTCTATCAAGGCTTCCCAAATGCAGACTCTGACCCAGAACCTGGAAGATGCCGTCGAACAGATGGCAAGAAATGGCGGTGTTCAAAGGAGGCCATGGCCGACCACAAGTATTGTGAGAGGCACATCAACAGAAACCGCCACCGTTCAAGAAAGCCTGTGGAAAACCAAAGTAGAAAGACTGTGAAAGAGACACCGTGTGCTGGCTCATTGCCATCTTCTGTCGGGCAGGGCAGCTTCAAGAAGGCAAAAGTTAATGAAATGAAGCCAGGCAGTATCAGCTATTGGACAGATAGTTTGAACAG GACAATGGCGAACAAAGAGAAAGGAAACAAAGCTGCTGAAGAAAACAATGGCCCACTGCTAAATTTAACGAATCAACAGCCAACATTGTCCCTGTTCTCTCAGTTGAAGCAACAGAACAAACCGGAGAAGTTCAATACAGCAGGAGACAGTGAATCGATTTCTTCAAATACCATGTTGAAGCCTTGGGAGAGCAGCAACCAGCAGAACAACAAAAGCATTCCTTTCACCAAGATGCATGATCGTGGATGCCTTCAGTCAGTCCTTCAGAATTTCAGCTTGCCTAAGGACGAGAAAATGGAGTTTCAGAAAAGCAAAGATTCCAATGTCATGACAGTTCCATCAACTTTCTATTCCTCGCAAGAGGACCCACGCGTCAGCTGCCATGCACCTAATATGGCACAAATGCAAGAGGATAGCATCTCAAGTTCTTGGGAGATGCCTCAAGGTGGGCCTCTAGGTGAGATCTTGACAAACTCCAAAAATCCTGACGATTCAATCATGAAACCAGAAGCAAGGCCATATGGTTGGTTACTGAACCTCGAGGATCATGCAATGTGA